One region of Planktothrix sp. FACHB-1365 genomic DNA includes:
- a CDS encoding S-layer family protein gives MKLPLVRLSFFKSSILFYLLYSYPTTAQIIPDATLPINSRVVQQGNTHLIEGGTVAGTNLFHSFESFSIPTNDIGFFNNATEIQNIFSRVTGHSISNIDGLIQAKGIANLFLINPNGVIFGPNAQLNIGGSFFGSTANSIWFADGLEFSATNPQITPLLSINVPLGLQYGTNPGRIIVQGPGHNLSQDNTEQRDIIRENRPDGLRVKDNQTLALVGGEVILQGGNLTAEGGRIEVGSVGSNSYITLTHPSWVLGYQMVQNFQDITLQQAASVDVSGEASGNIQVQGRRLTLSDGSIILALKTGSDSAGTITVKTSELVEAIGTTPTESIFPSGLLTVVSSKGTGLGGNINIETGRLILREGAQIGAGTRGDGQGGTLTVKAADSVEVSGTQRIPRFPSGLFTNVQPGVTGDGGDLTIETGRLIVRDGGVVAAGTFNRGNSGNIIIRASESVEVAGFATNSSSVSGIATRVFFPETTGNGGNLTIETKRLLVRDGAAVTVNTSGGGNSGNLTITASESVEVRGKRPNSEESFSGLYASSLGEKAKGAPGNITIETGRLILQDGGTVTVNSNSLQPAGTLKIRADSINLDNLGSITADTQAGGGSIELRSPILTLNNSRITTNATGGDSGGDINLQGQLLLLQNNSTITTNALGSNATGGNINLNLDNGFLVGLENSDITANAQQSRGGQIAINAQAIFGATPRTREQLQASLKTEETDALDPRQLPTSDITAISQQGGPQLEGIVTVNTPDFDPSSGLVELPVEVLDPTQLIARGCPATRGNSFTVTGRGGLPTLPTEPLHTNNIISVDWVTGNPLDQPENRQNITSQPLEHHPLVEATGWMINDKNQVVLVASKPTTTLNNFSPIPESCLKQ, from the coding sequence ATGAAATTGCCTCTCGTTCGCCTTTCGTTTTTCAAGAGTAGTATTCTCTTTTACCTGTTGTATTCCTACCCAACAACAGCCCAAATTATCCCCGATGCTACTTTACCCATAAATTCCAGGGTGGTGCAACAGGGTAATACCCACCTCATTGAGGGAGGAACTGTCGCCGGGACAAATTTATTTCATAGTTTTGAGTCGTTTTCTATTCCGACAAATGATATCGGATTTTTCAATAATGCAACTGAGATTCAAAATATTTTTAGTCGGGTAACGGGTCACTCTATCTCCAATATTGATGGGTTAATTCAAGCTAAAGGTATCGCTAACTTATTTTTAATTAATCCCAATGGCGTGATTTTTGGGCCGAATGCTCAGTTAAATATTGGGGGCTCATTTTTCGGGAGTACCGCTAATAGTATTTGGTTTGCGGATGGCCTAGAATTTAGCGCCACAAATCCTCAAATTACACCTTTACTGAGTATCAATGTCCCCCTGGGCCTACAATACGGAACCAACCCAGGAAGAATTATTGTGCAGGGGCCAGGTCATAATCTCAGTCAAGATAACACAGAACAAAGAGATATTATCCGAGAAAATAGACCCGATGGACTGCGAGTTAAGGACAATCAAACTTTAGCTCTAGTTGGCGGTGAAGTGATATTACAAGGAGGAAATCTCACCGCCGAAGGGGGACGAATCGAAGTGGGAAGTGTCGGCTCTAATAGTTATATCACTCTCACTCACCCCAGTTGGGTGTTAGGTTATCAAATGGTACAAAATTTTCAGGACATTACTCTCCAACAAGCTGCTTCTGTCGATGTTAGTGGTGAGGCGAGTGGTAATATTCAGGTACAAGGAAGACGATTGACGCTGAGTGACGGCTCAATCATTCTAGCATTGAAAACAGGGAGTGATTCAGCCGGAACCATCACCGTTAAAACCTCTGAGTTAGTGGAAGCAATCGGAACTACCCCCACTGAGAGTATATTTCCGAGTGGGTTATTAACGGTTGTCAGTTCTAAAGGAACCGGACTTGGCGGTAATATTAATATTGAAACGGGGCGATTAATTCTCAGAGAAGGCGCGCAAATTGGTGCAGGTACAAGAGGGGATGGTCAGGGGGGAACGTTAACGGTTAAGGCGGCTGATTCAGTGGAAGTTAGTGGAACCCAACGCATCCCCAGATTTCCGAGTGGTTTATTTACTAATGTTCAACCTGGAGTCACCGGAGATGGCGGTGATTTAACCATTGAAACGGGACGCTTAATCGTTAGAGATGGGGGAGTTGTGGCGGCGGGTACTTTTAACAGGGGGAATTCTGGTAATATCATCATCCGAGCATCTGAGTCAGTAGAAGTGGCAGGTTTTGCGACGAATAGTAGCTCGGTTAGTGGGATCGCGACTCGTGTTTTTTTCCCAGAGACAACGGGAAATGGGGGAAATTTAACGATTGAAACGAAACGCTTACTGGTTCGAGATGGCGCCGCCGTCACGGTGAATACCTCTGGGGGTGGAAACTCTGGAAATTTGACGATCACAGCGTCTGAGTCCGTAGAAGTTAGAGGAAAAAGACCTAATAGTGAAGAAAGTTTTAGTGGCTTATATGCTAGTAGTTTGGGAGAGAAAGCGAAGGGAGCACCGGGGAATATAACGATTGAAACAGGACGGTTAATCCTTCAAGATGGCGGGACAGTAACCGTCAACAGTAACAGTTTACAACCTGCTGGAACCCTGAAGATTAGGGCTGATTCGATTAATTTAGACAATTTGGGAAGTATTACTGCGGATACTCAAGCAGGTGGGGGAAGTATTGAGTTGCGATCGCCTATTCTCACCCTTAATAATAGTCGGATTACGACTAATGCAACTGGGGGAGATAGTGGTGGCGATATTAACCTGCAAGGACAATTATTATTACTTCAAAATAACAGTACCATCACCACTAATGCGTTAGGAAGTAATGCGACGGGTGGCAATATTAATCTTAATCTGGATAACGGCTTTTTAGTCGGTTTAGAAAATAGCGATATTACCGCAAATGCTCAACAAAGTAGAGGGGGTCAAATTGCGATTAATGCACAAGCTATTTTTGGAGCAACTCCTCGCACCAGAGAACAATTACAAGCCTCATTAAAAACTGAAGAAACCGATGCTCTCGACCCTCGACAATTACCAACAAGTGACATCACGGCTATTTCCCAACAAGGAGGCCCTCAATTAGAAGGAATTGTAACCGTTAACACGCCAGATTTTGACCCCAGTTCGGGATTAGTTGAATTACCCGTTGAAGTTCTTGATCCGACGCAATTAATTGCGAGAGGTTGTCCGGCGACTAGAGGCAATTCTTTTACTGTTACTGGACGTGGCGGTTTACCAACTTTACCGACAGAACCCCTCCATACTAATAATATTATATCCGTTGATTGGGTAACAGGCAATCCCTTAGATCAACCCGAAAATAGACAAAATATTACTTCACAGCCCCTTGAGCATCATCCCCTTGTGGAAGCTACAGGTTGGATGATTAATGATAAGAATCAAGTCGTATTAGTGGCTTCAAAACCTACCACTACCCTGAATAATTTTTCCCCAATTCCTGAGTCTTGTTTGAAACAATAA
- a CDS encoding sigma-70 family RNA polymerase sigma factor, producing the protein MNKRDDIVQKFSTFLSFGDHKAIWQADTQLERRMKYLVESDPEAKAEFWARYFLKMFRNLSQEGCQEFTNFDNTKLSTHANSITTTRSQTLEIPSLITARHLSAYLQEACLWAAQKSYLKYKFIRYKYPLEEYFQMASSFTHLPAKLLKSFNLDHPRSNIEGYAKTVLFRLIRDQLYQQDLEVKRDKFSDYGLLRVLNAKELKESLLSHGIQQSKLDLYQIVWQYFNEIYPHQREGYNCNLEFDNREILTQIAEFYNQRINQLNLSEKVAQEDTIQAMLASCIKAARNYRTKQFIPLEEYDNLSDPNPTPLDIAIQQEEIQQIQLIISKLFATLPEVGKIILILWQGLELTQSEIATVVKSQYPELQKQYQVARQLARYTKTILKQFVIEWNQVNPSQAIQDEQSLEVIKEALDDCLQLYCQQLVTSILQNVIDEMSEGDQLLVFAVKPNNINDQICRHKQALINPFINQLEIELSLSKNAILPVRNKISNWVEEWLIYTK; encoded by the coding sequence ATGAACAAACGAGATGATATTGTCCAGAAATTCTCGACTTTTCTAAGCTTTGGCGACCATAAAGCGATTTGGCAAGCTGATACCCAATTAGAACGTCGGATGAAATACCTAGTCGAGTCAGACCCAGAGGCTAAAGCCGAATTTTGGGCGAGATATTTTCTGAAAATGTTTAGAAATCTATCTCAAGAGGGATGTCAAGAATTTACTAATTTTGATAATACCAAACTCTCCACTCATGCTAATTCCATTACCACCACTCGTTCTCAAACTTTAGAAATCCCAAGTTTAATCACAGCTAGACATTTATCCGCTTATTTACAAGAAGCTTGTCTTTGGGCGGCTCAAAAAAGTTATCTTAAATATAAGTTTATTCGCTATAAATACCCCCTGGAAGAATATTTTCAGATGGCGTCTTCTTTCACTCATCTTCCAGCCAAACTTCTCAAAAGTTTTAATCTTGACCACCCTCGCAGTAATATTGAGGGTTATGCTAAAACCGTATTGTTTCGGTTGATTAGAGATCAACTTTATCAACAAGATTTAGAAGTAAAAAGAGACAAATTTAGCGATTATGGATTATTAAGGGTTTTAAATGCTAAAGAATTAAAAGAATCCTTATTATCTCATGGAATTCAGCAATCAAAACTGGATTTATATCAAATTGTTTGGCAATATTTTAATGAAATTTACCCGCATCAAAGAGAGGGTTATAACTGTAATTTAGAGTTTGATAATCGAGAGATTTTAACACAAATTGCTGAGTTTTATAATCAACGAATAAATCAGCTAAATTTATCAGAGAAAGTTGCTCAGGAAGATACCATTCAAGCAATGCTGGCAAGTTGTATCAAAGCGGCTAGAAATTATCGTACCAAGCAGTTTATTCCCCTTGAGGAGTATGATAATCTCTCTGATCCTAATCCAACTCCTTTAGATATTGCTATTCAGCAAGAGGAAATACAGCAGATCCAGTTGATCATTTCTAAATTGTTTGCAACTCTTCCCGAAGTTGGAAAAATTATATTGATTCTGTGGCAAGGTTTAGAGTTAACTCAAAGTGAAATTGCTACAGTTGTTAAAAGTCAGTATCCAGAATTACAAAAACAGTATCAAGTTGCTCGACAGTTAGCACGATATACTAAGACTATTTTAAAACAGTTTGTCATTGAATGGAATCAAGTTAATCCTAGCCAAGCAATTCAGGATGAACAAAGTTTAGAAGTCATCAAAGAAGCTTTAGATGACTGTTTACAGTTGTATTGTCAACAGTTAGTGACTTCAATTTTACAAAACGTTATTGATGAAATGAGTGAGGGTGATCAATTGTTAGTTTTTGCTGTTAAACCCAATAATATTAATGATCAAATTTGTAGACATAAGCAGGCTCTAATTAATCCTTTTATTAACCAATTAGAAATTGAGTTAAGTTTGAGCAAAAATGCAATCTTACCAGTGAGAAATAAAATATCTAATTGGGTAGAGGAATGGCTAATTTATACAAAATAA